Proteins encoded in a region of the Deinococcus hopiensis KR-140 genome:
- a CDS encoding GrpB family protein: MEPERHELMPTDAPLSQAQVEAAFVGGMPKLTSKLQVVDYNPEWPQWYEREAARLRALLGERVRALDHVGSTSVPGLAAKPTIDVDLTLDDSADEAAYVPVLEAAGYRLTIREPEWHEHRLFKGPDTDINLHVWTVGSPEAQRHLIFRDWLRANETDRGAYGEHKKAVAEREYEYAFQYNNGKAALLREILARALAASV, encoded by the coding sequence ATGGAACCGGAACGCCACGAACTGATGCCCACCGACGCCCCTCTCAGCCAAGCGCAGGTCGAGGCAGCCTTCGTCGGCGGGATGCCGAAGCTCACCAGCAAACTGCAAGTCGTTGACTACAACCCGGAGTGGCCGCAGTGGTACGAGCGGGAAGCGGCAAGGCTGCGTGCCCTGCTGGGGGAGCGCGTCAGGGCACTGGATCACGTCGGCTCGACGTCGGTCCCTGGCTTGGCTGCCAAACCAACCATCGACGTGGACCTGACCTTGGACGATTCTGCGGATGAAGCCGCGTATGTGCCTGTCCTGGAAGCGGCAGGGTACCGGCTGACGATTCGCGAGCCGGAGTGGCACGAACACCGCTTGTTCAAGGGGCCGGACACGGACATCAATCTGCACGTGTGGACGGTGGGGAGCCCGGAGGCGCAGCGGCACCTCATCTTTCGTGACTGGCTCCGGGCAAATGAGACGGACCGGGGGGCGTACGGGGAGCATAAGAAGGCCGTCGCGGAGCGTGAGTACGAGTACGCGTTTCAATACAACAACGGCAAAGCTGCGTTGTTGCGCGAAATTCTGGCTCGGGCACTGGCCGCTTCCGTTTAG
- a CDS encoding HD domain-containing phosphohydrolase: protein MLHRSRSRVRRRRDPAVEKSAFAQVVDGLAQGALLVGLHSLREATTPHEVADRLAEGALRLSCGRWSAVALWDGVEVKEGELARVVAVAGEGGPRKGALLGLGADHARWPLCSVGGRVLALLLVPASAPRTWGLDLLAESGADALERARAGSPGQQAKVRLEAAARAHEALRPANTVRDVHQLALEEGLRQTMASMTMLLVRGWDEAGTEYLEITGAAGTGGASEVVARSLGRRLLRPAGLAWRVVDSGAPVYVPDVAAEADTVFLTGEPVRAAYVGVPLTDALGELIGVLSANTAAAGGDLVEMDRYTLEALAQAVGAAVGRLEALALTRVEAERYRRVAELSGRLETLNDPEDIAREALEAMLGLTQLESGMLAVVGGGRLHHRLAVGQYSRAFARVGQGAPLKPGEGLLGSMLAEPHLFHVPDYLTWSRAAQHVADGAPRTLLAAPLYRKNALYGALILGSFSGPVTVRPEDVRFFEAVARRVERALERALHLDELRQNHEAVLRAIGLTLEYRDYETKGHIDRVTTLALRLGRSLNLSEDEIKHLRWGSYLHDVGKIAIPDAVLLKPGHFTPDEWEIMKSHVLTGVALLSALDFIPMPVLEIVRHHHERWNGRGYPNGQAGDDIPLLARIFQIADVYDALTSERPYKPAWSHAEALAEIVAESGRGFDPTLVAAFARLPPP from the coding sequence ATGCTCCACCGTTCTAGGTCCCGTGTGCGCCGACGCCGCGACCCTGCGGTGGAAAAGTCTGCCTTTGCGCAGGTGGTGGACGGGCTGGCGCAGGGCGCCCTCCTGGTTGGCCTGCACTCGCTGCGCGAGGCGACCACCCCTCACGAGGTGGCGGACCGCCTGGCCGAGGGCGCGCTGCGGCTCTCGTGTGGGCGCTGGAGCGCGGTGGCGCTGTGGGACGGCGTGGAGGTGAAGGAGGGGGAGCTTGCCCGGGTCGTGGCGGTGGCCGGAGAGGGAGGGCCGCGCAAGGGCGCGCTTCTGGGGCTGGGCGCCGACCACGCGAGGTGGCCGCTGTGCAGCGTGGGGGGCAGGGTACTCGCCCTTCTGCTCGTTCCGGCCTCCGCACCGCGCACGTGGGGCCTGGACCTGCTGGCCGAGTCGGGCGCGGACGCGCTGGAACGGGCGCGGGCCGGGTCTCCGGGACAGCAGGCCAAGGTACGGCTGGAGGCCGCGGCCCGCGCCCACGAAGCGCTGCGGCCCGCCAACACCGTGCGCGACGTCCATCAACTCGCGCTTGAAGAAGGGCTACGCCAGACGATGGCTTCCATGACGATGCTGCTCGTGCGGGGCTGGGACGAGGCGGGCACCGAATACCTGGAGATCACGGGCGCCGCGGGCACCGGAGGGGCGAGCGAGGTGGTGGCCCGCTCACTCGGGCGGCGCCTGCTGCGGCCTGCGGGTTTGGCATGGCGGGTGGTGGATTCGGGCGCGCCGGTATACGTCCCGGACGTGGCCGCCGAAGCAGACACGGTCTTTCTGACGGGCGAGCCCGTACGGGCGGCGTACGTGGGGGTGCCGCTGACCGACGCGCTGGGCGAACTTATCGGTGTGCTGTCGGCCAACACGGCGGCGGCGGGCGGCGACCTCGTGGAGATGGACCGCTACACGCTCGAAGCCCTCGCGCAGGCGGTGGGCGCGGCGGTGGGGCGGTTGGAGGCCCTGGCGCTGACCCGCGTGGAGGCCGAGCGCTACCGCCGGGTGGCCGAACTCTCCGGGCGGCTCGAAACCCTGAACGACCCCGAGGATATCGCCCGTGAGGCGCTGGAGGCCATGCTGGGCCTCACCCAGCTGGAGTCGGGCATGCTCGCGGTGGTGGGGGGCGGGCGGCTCCACCACCGCCTCGCCGTGGGGCAGTACTCGCGGGCGTTCGCGCGCGTGGGGCAAGGCGCCCCCCTGAAGCCCGGCGAGGGGCTGCTCGGCTCCATGCTCGCCGAGCCCCACCTCTTTCACGTTCCCGACTACCTCACCTGGAGCCGCGCCGCGCAGCACGTCGCGGACGGCGCGCCCCGCACCCTGCTCGCGGCGCCGCTGTACCGAAAAAATGCGCTCTACGGAGCGCTGATCCTCGGCAGCTTTTCGGGTCCCGTGACCGTCCGCCCAGAGGACGTGCGCTTCTTCGAGGCGGTCGCCCGCCGGGTCGAGCGGGCGCTGGAGCGGGCGCTGCACCTCGACGAGTTGCGCCAGAACCACGAGGCGGTGCTGCGCGCCATCGGCCTGACGCTGGAGTACCGCGACTACGAGACCAAAGGCCATATCGACCGCGTAACAACCCTCGCGCTACGCCTGGGGCGGTCCCTCAACCTGAGCGAGGACGAGATCAAGCACCTGCGCTGGGGGAGTTACCTGCATGATGTGGGCAAGATCGCCATCCCCGACGCGGTGCTGCTCAAACCCGGTCACTTTACTCCCGACGAGTGGGAGATCATGAAAAGCCACGTCCTGACCGGCGTGGCCCTGCTCTCGGCGCTCGACTTTATCCCCATGCCCGTGCTGGAGATCGTTCGGCACCACCACGAGCGCTGGAACGGGCGCGGCTACCCCAACGGGCAGGCTGGAGACGACATTCCGCTGCTCGCCCGCATCTTCCAGATTGCCGATGTGTACGACGCCCTCACCTCCGAGCGCCCTTACAAGCCTGCCTGGAGCCACGCCGAAGCCCTGGCCGAGATCGTGGCCGAGTCTGGACGCGGATTTGATCCCACCCTTGTCGCTGCCTTTGCCCGGTTGCCGCCACCGTAG
- a CDS encoding FUSC family protein → MTRRRALVLRMAFAFNVRKWRPYSAFRSLVGLALPAVWAGVTGHTTWGLLAANGAMNAALPSMNSVPLRRIQVMLSVSVGTALLGTLGALVGQNTLACTLVTTLLGMLLTGYSAAGATNLSVGVSSTTTFIVLAGLQLPPSSAPLSGLLILAGGLLQTFLLAVVWPISPRRLERRAVAQVYRSQARQLADLPTGPGQLPEAQSLQDAWAVLGEIRAQGWKDEHAALRHALQIAEGIRAALIGYVKADAECRAHGQALLAQRTGEVLAQALRQVEGSVQRGQPQLRADTLIRLNRQDDELRQSQAGELSRWAGLILNLLRDLNRPPIQMDAPRDGAAAPSVWATLMKLPPFKWDSPVTRHAVKYGLVLGLATLTARLMQVPHGYWLVLTAAVVLRQEYATTLTRGVARLGGTVAGVLGAELVTLLFHPAAPQLAWWSLLGSFLAFAFFPTGYAAFSASLTLYVVFAIAASGAAESTVIGLRLALTLLGGALALVAALLYPTWLSIGTRKALRDAASAQLEYLNSLCELRRTMTSDAIEAASAARAHAREKRLQAESTVQASRLEPRYLRRAAPAALSSAQAHAYLQRLNDNAARGLTLHASAVGRSGLQADGELRAAIYGARALLNELEGRCTTVGTLPRRP, encoded by the coding sequence ATGACGAGGCGGCGTGCCCTGGTACTCCGAATGGCTTTCGCCTTCAATGTGCGCAAGTGGCGTCCCTACTCCGCCTTTCGCAGCTTGGTGGGGCTGGCGTTACCCGCCGTTTGGGCGGGAGTCACCGGACACACCACCTGGGGACTGCTGGCCGCGAACGGCGCCATGAACGCCGCGCTGCCGAGCATGAACAGCGTACCGCTGCGGCGCATTCAGGTGATGCTGAGCGTCAGCGTCGGCACGGCCCTGCTGGGCACGCTTGGCGCGCTCGTCGGGCAAAACACCCTGGCTTGCACGCTGGTCACGACCCTGCTGGGCATGCTGCTGACCGGTTACAGCGCGGCGGGGGCCACCAACCTCAGCGTGGGTGTCTCCAGCACCACGACGTTCATCGTCCTGGCCGGCCTGCAGCTGCCGCCCTCATCCGCGCCTCTGAGTGGACTGCTGATCCTGGCCGGGGGACTGCTACAGACGTTTCTGCTGGCCGTGGTCTGGCCCATCAGCCCCCGCCGTCTGGAACGCAGGGCGGTGGCGCAGGTGTACCGCTCTCAGGCCAGGCAACTGGCGGATCTACCCACCGGGCCGGGCCAGCTCCCCGAGGCCCAGAGCCTGCAAGACGCCTGGGCGGTCTTGGGAGAAATCCGCGCACAGGGCTGGAAGGACGAGCACGCGGCCCTGCGTCACGCCCTGCAAATTGCCGAAGGGATCAGGGCGGCCCTGATCGGCTACGTGAAGGCGGACGCCGAATGCCGAGCGCATGGACAAGCGCTGTTGGCGCAGCGGACGGGTGAGGTACTGGCCCAAGCGTTGCGCCAGGTCGAAGGAAGCGTTCAGCGCGGCCAGCCCCAGCTGCGCGCCGATACGCTGATCCGCTTGAACCGGCAGGACGACGAACTCCGTCAATCGCAGGCGGGCGAGTTGAGCCGGTGGGCAGGTCTCATCCTGAACCTGCTGAGGGATCTGAACCGTCCCCCCATTCAGATGGACGCTCCGCGTGACGGCGCGGCGGCCCCTTCCGTGTGGGCCACCCTGATGAAATTACCGCCTTTCAAGTGGGATTCGCCCGTAACGCGGCACGCCGTGAAGTACGGTCTGGTGCTGGGCCTGGCGACGCTCACCGCACGCCTGATGCAAGTTCCGCACGGGTATTGGCTGGTGCTGACGGCAGCCGTCGTCTTGCGCCAGGAGTACGCGACCACCCTCACGCGTGGAGTGGCACGGCTGGGCGGCACTGTAGCGGGGGTCCTGGGCGCGGAACTCGTCACGCTGCTCTTTCACCCGGCTGCGCCCCAACTCGCCTGGTGGAGCCTCCTGGGGTCTTTCCTGGCCTTCGCGTTTTTTCCCACTGGCTACGCGGCCTTCTCGGCTTCACTCACGCTGTACGTGGTCTTTGCCATCGCGGCCTCAGGGGCCGCAGAAAGTACCGTGATCGGCCTGAGGCTGGCGCTTACCCTGCTGGGCGGCGCGCTGGCCCTGGTTGCGGCATTGCTTTACCCCACCTGGCTGAGCATCGGCACCCGTAAGGCGTTGCGCGACGCGGCAAGCGCGCAGCTTGAGTACCTGAACAGCCTCTGCGAATTGCGGCGCACCATGACCTCAGACGCCATCGAAGCGGCGAGCGCTGCCCGTGCCCACGCCCGCGAGAAACGCCTTCAGGCGGAAAGTACCGTGCAGGCCAGTCGGCTCGAACCCCGGTATCTGCGCCGGGCGGCGCCTGCCGCCCTCAGCAGCGCACAGGCACACGCGTACCTGCAACGGCTGAACGATAACGCCGCTCGCGGCCTCACCCTGCATGCCAGCGCCGTGGGGAGATCAGGGCTGCAGGCCGATGGCGAACTCCGCGCGGCGATTTACGGTGCGCGAGCCCTCCTGAACGAGTTGGAAGGTCGCTGCACCACGGTCGGAACCCTCCCGCGGAGGCCGTGA
- a CDS encoding glycoside hydrolase family 15 protein — translation MGRRSAPPCGPLRLLTFEETGSVVSAATTSLPEVIGGERNYDYRYVWFRDSGMIVRALSRLSPGDHGTLARGFLDFVCRSASGRDLERPLPPLATVLAEDAPGVEELALAGYRGSRPVRRGNAAATQVQLDVYGNILLSSAALYRPAELEEHWGVLGPVGEYLCAHWRDPDNGIWEEEEPLPYLSSKVLGAVGLEQLAALHPDPATARRWRAVAGDIRAWVAEHGLTGEGAFAAVAGEDAVDVVAALYPIWGYCAPDTPEMRATLQALDRDWRRDGLYWRVLRERDTGEGAFLAGTLWVALYWTAVDPARARELLETVLTYANDLGLIAEEADPATGTLLGNFPQTFVHAAVLGVIAEL, via the coding sequence ATGGGGAGGCGGTCCGCGCCTCCCTGCGGGCCCCTGCGGCTGCTCACGTTCGAGGAGACCGGCAGCGTGGTCAGCGCGGCCACCACCTCCCTGCCCGAGGTGATTGGCGGAGAGCGCAACTACGACTACCGGTACGTGTGGTTCCGGGACTCGGGCATGATCGTGCGCGCCCTCTCGCGGCTCAGTCCCGGCGACCACGGCACGCTGGCGCGCGGCTTTCTCGACTTCGTGTGCCGCTCCGCCTCGGGCAGAGACCTGGAGCGGCCGCTTCCCCCACTGGCGACCGTCCTGGCCGAGGACGCGCCGGGCGTAGAGGAGCTGGCCCTCGCCGGGTACCGGGGGAGCCGGCCCGTGCGCCGGGGCAACGCCGCCGCGACCCAGGTCCAGCTCGACGTGTACGGCAACATCTTGCTGTCGAGCGCGGCGCTGTACCGCCCCGCCGAGCTTGAGGAGCACTGGGGCGTCCTGGGGCCGGTCGGCGAGTACCTGTGCGCCCACTGGCGCGACCCCGATAACGGCATCTGGGAGGAGGAGGAGCCCCTGCCCTACCTGTCGAGCAAGGTGCTGGGCGCGGTGGGGCTGGAGCAGCTCGCCGCGCTGCACCCCGACCCGGCGACCGCACGCAGGTGGCGCGCGGTCGCCGGCGACATCCGGGCCTGGGTCGCCGAGCACGGCCTCACGGGTGAGGGTGCCTTTGCCGCCGTCGCCGGCGAGGACGCCGTGGACGTGGTGGCGGCGCTCTACCCCATCTGGGGCTACTGCGCGCCCGACACGCCAGAGATGCGGGCCACCCTGCAGGCGTTGGACCGCGATTGGCGCAGGGATGGCCTGTACTGGCGGGTCCTACGCGAGCGGGACACGGGCGAGGGCGCCTTCCTGGCGGGAACGCTGTGGGTGGCACTGTACTGGACGGCCGTGGACCCGGCGCGGGCGCGCGAGCTGCTGGAAACCGTGCTGACGTACGCCAACGACCTCGGATTGATCGCCGAGGAAGCGGACCCCGCCACGGGCACGCTCTTGGGCAACTTCCCGCAGACCTTTGTCCACGCCGCGGTGCTGGGGGTGATCGCCGAGTTGTGA
- a CDS encoding TetR/AcrR family transcriptional regulator, whose product MAITVIRDRGTQALTLVSLAEQAGVSKPVVYEHFGTRAGLLLALYNEYDVRQTEAIMQTLAVRTHTPEETARVVAGGYIDCAVLYGHEYSALAAALAGSTDTNQHKQSRRAAHMEQLAHAFRSSLPRFGEHERSVFSGLLGAAESLSEDAAAGRRSRDHAVRALSALITAALQAVATEPDLP is encoded by the coding sequence GTGGCCATCACGGTCATCCGCGACCGGGGCACGCAGGCGCTGACCCTCGTGTCGCTCGCCGAGCAGGCGGGCGTGAGTAAACCTGTGGTGTACGAGCACTTTGGAACGCGCGCCGGCCTCCTTCTGGCCCTCTACAACGAGTACGACGTCCGGCAGACGGAGGCCATCATGCAGACGCTTGCCGTGCGCACCCACACCCCTGAGGAGACCGCACGCGTCGTTGCAGGGGGCTACATCGACTGCGCCGTACTCTACGGCCATGAGTACAGCGCTCTTGCGGCCGCGCTCGCGGGCAGCACCGACACCAACCAACACAAGCAGTCGCGCCGCGCTGCCCACATGGAGCAATTGGCCCACGCCTTTCGGTCGTCTCTCCCCCGCTTTGGCGAACACGAACGCTCCGTGTTCTCGGGACTCCTCGGAGCCGCCGAAAGTCTCAGCGAGGACGCCGCAGCCGGACGACGGTCCCGCGATCATGCTGTGCGGGCCCTCAGCGCGCTTATCACCGCCGCACTTCAGGCCGTGGCCACCGAACCGGACCTTCCGTGA
- a CDS encoding NAD(P)-dependent alcohol dehydrogenase has translation MRALTLTNARPTLVDVPVPIPRPGEVLVEVLFSAVNGMDIEIQNGGWKPQVRCWRQTGPVVTGLEFSGIARSDGARIRSGQRVIGYSHVLHGPRTHAEFVSMPERDLQTLPAHLPDEDAAALIVGGLTALDILERLRPLRAGERCLVAGAAGGVGASTVQLAHAQGAEVTAVAAPTHAEWLRTLGAHHVRDGRDGRWWRDGDRFNLIVDAPGASRFADAVPHLAPRGTYVTSNPQRDMAGFVRATFSSRRSAWLLLLRSTSAGLEQLIHRASSGELRPVIDSIYPLDRAAGAFERAATRGKRGRVLLNIGARP, from the coding sequence ATGCGCGCATTAACGCTGACGAACGCCAGGCCCACACTTGTCGATGTGCCCGTTCCCATACCCAGGCCTGGGGAAGTCCTCGTGGAGGTGCTGTTCTCAGCGGTCAACGGCATGGACATTGAAATTCAAAACGGTGGGTGGAAACCCCAGGTGCGCTGCTGGCGCCAAACAGGCCCAGTGGTGACCGGCCTCGAATTCTCCGGAATCGCGCGCAGCGATGGGGCCCGAATCCGGTCAGGGCAACGCGTCATCGGCTACAGCCATGTCCTTCACGGACCGCGTACACACGCCGAATTTGTCTCGATGCCTGAACGCGACCTGCAAACACTGCCCGCTCACCTGCCGGACGAGGACGCTGCGGCCCTGATCGTCGGAGGCCTCACGGCCCTCGACATCCTGGAACGCCTCCGTCCACTCCGGGCAGGTGAGCGCTGTCTCGTGGCCGGCGCGGCGGGAGGTGTGGGCGCGTCGACCGTGCAACTCGCCCACGCGCAGGGTGCGGAAGTGACTGCTGTCGCCGCGCCCACGCATGCCGAGTGGCTCCGGACCCTCGGAGCGCACCATGTACGGGACGGGCGGGACGGACGGTGGTGGCGGGACGGCGACCGCTTCAACCTCATCGTGGACGCTCCGGGTGCATCGCGGTTCGCCGATGCAGTTCCACACCTCGCGCCGCGCGGCACGTACGTCACCTCAAATCCCCAGCGGGACATGGCGGGGTTCGTACGCGCGACCTTCTCGTCACGCCGTTCGGCCTGGTTGTTGCTGCTGCGCAGCACGTCTGCAGGCCTCGAGCAGCTTATTCACCGGGCTTCATCGGGCGAACTCCGCCCTGTGATCGACAGTATCTACCCGCTTGACCGGGCGGCAGGAGCCTTTGAGCGTGCGGCGACACGTGGAAAGCGCGGCCGGGTGCTGCTAAACATCGGTGCCCGGCCCTGA